In Prosthecomicrobium sp. N25, one DNA window encodes the following:
- a CDS encoding histidine phosphatase family protein, with product MSGARGITRRAVLGAGGAAVLAAGAAVRAAEDGLAAFARGGRVLLMRHALAPGVGDPPGFRLEDCGTQRNLSEAGRAQARRLGERLRAAGVARARVLTSRWCRARDTAALLGLGTPEPFEPLDSFFAEPGRRASSTDRLGAFLAGLPRDGGPIVLVTHQVNITALTGRVPESGEALVLRLDGTASPPVEARVTTEF from the coding sequence ATGTCAGGCGCAAGGGGGATCACCCGGCGGGCGGTGCTCGGCGCGGGCGGCGCGGCGGTGCTGGCCGCGGGCGCGGCGGTGCGCGCGGCGGAGGACGGGCTCGCGGCCTTCGCGCGCGGCGGCCGGGTGCTGCTCATGCGGCACGCCCTGGCGCCGGGGGTCGGCGACCCGCCGGGGTTCCGGCTCGAGGACTGCGGCACCCAGCGCAATCTGAGCGAGGCCGGCCGGGCGCAGGCGCGACGGCTCGGCGAGCGCCTCCGCGCCGCCGGCGTGGCGCGGGCCCGGGTGCTGACCAGCCGCTGGTGCCGGGCCCGGGACACCGCCGCCCTCCTGGGGCTGGGGACGCCGGAGCCGTTCGAACCGCTCGATTCCTTTTTCGCCGAACCCGGCCGCCGCGCATCCTCCACGGACCGGCTCGGCGCGTTCCTGGCCGGTCTTCCGCGCGACGGCGGGCCGATCGTGCTGGTGACCCATCAGGTGAACATCACGGCGCTGACGGGGCGGGTGCCGGAGTCCGGGGAGGCGCTGGTGCTGCGTCTCGACGGCACGGCCTCGCCGCCCGTCGAGGCGCGGGTGACGACCGAGTTCTGA
- a CDS encoding cold-shock protein, producing the protein MASGTVKWFNFDKGYGFIQPDDGGKDAFVHISAVERAGLRELRDGQKVDYDLVTDRRSGKTSADNLKVQG; encoded by the coding sequence ATGGCTTCGGGGACTGTGAAGTGGTTCAATTTCGATAAGGGTTACGGGTTCATCCAGCCGGACGACGGCGGTAAGGACGCGTTCGTGCACATCAGCGCGGTGGAGCGCGCCGGCCTGCGCGAGCTCCGCGATGGCCAGAAGGTCGACTACGACCTGGTCACCGACCGTCGCAGCGGCAAGACCTCTGCCGACAACCTCAAGGTCCAGGGCTGA
- a CDS encoding DUF1192 domain-containing protein, whose protein sequence is MAFLEDDRPKKKPAHEVGQDLSLLSVGDLEERIAILEAEVARLRAAVEARRKSRSAADSVFKI, encoded by the coding sequence ATGGCTTTCCTGGAGGACGACAGGCCGAAGAAGAAGCCGGCGCACGAGGTCGGGCAGGACCTGTCGCTGCTCTCCGTCGGGGACCTGGAGGAGCGGATCGCGATCCTGGAGGCGGAGGTCGCGCGGCTCAGGGCGGCCGTCGAGGCGCGGCGGAAATCACGGTCCGCGGCGGACTCGGTCTTCAAGATATGA
- a CDS encoding YiaA/YiaB family inner membrane protein has product MSNPASAEHSSAWVSFTYASFIGSVAMMVGGILYLPLEIWVKGYMLMGVMMLIQSAITVTKTVRDVHESRKLLNRIEDAKTEQLLMRIDTGK; this is encoded by the coding sequence ATGTCCAATCCCGCCTCCGCCGAACACTCCTCCGCCTGGGTGAGCTTCACCTACGCCTCCTTCATCGGCTCGGTCGCCATGATGGTCGGCGGCATCCTCTACCTGCCCCTCGAGATCTGGGTGAAGGGCTACATGCTGATGGGCGTGATGATGCTCATCCAGTCCGCCATCACGGTGACGAAGACGGTCCGGGATGTCCACGAGAGCCGGAAGCTCCTCAACCGCATCGAGGATGCCAAGACCGAGCAGCTTCTCATGCGCATCGACACCGGAAAGTGA
- a CDS encoding dihydrofolate reductase family protein, giving the protein MASPRRLAYFRAMPEVILYIAHSVDGFIADRDGGIGFLKPFDGWDFGYDAFYGRVDALVMGRKTYQDCRTFPEWPYRGRPVVVMTKGPPLDGDGLAVFDDRTPQEILIDLEHAGRRRVWVVGGGGPVRAFLDAKLLKRIILFQIPVILGNGAPLWPPGRRKVDLKLRRATTHLNGVVETEYEIG; this is encoded by the coding sequence TTGGCGTCGCCGCGGCGGCTCGCCTATTTTCGTGCCATGCCCGAGGTGATTCTCTACATCGCGCATTCGGTCGACGGCTTCATCGCCGACCGCGACGGCGGCATCGGCTTCCTGAAGCCCTTCGACGGCTGGGACTTCGGCTACGACGCCTTCTACGGACGCGTCGACGCCCTGGTGATGGGCCGGAAGACCTACCAGGACTGCCGCACCTTCCCGGAGTGGCCCTACCGCGGCCGCCCGGTCGTGGTCATGACCAAGGGTCCGCCCCTCGACGGCGACGGCCTCGCCGTCTTCGACGATCGCACCCCGCAGGAGATCCTGATCGACCTGGAGCATGCCGGCCGCCGCCGCGTCTGGGTGGTCGGCGGCGGCGGACCGGTCCGCGCCTTCCTGGACGCCAAACTCCTGAAGCGGATCATCCTCTTCCAGATCCCGGTCATCCTCGGCAACGGCGCGCCGCTCTGGCCGCCGGGCCGGCGCAAGGTCGACCTGAAGCTCCGGCGTGCGACGACGCATCTGAACGGCGTGGTCGAAACCGAGTACGAAATCGGCTAG
- a CDS encoding DUF6152 family protein, translated as MKTLTRAVFLGLSGVGLAIGGAQAHHGWGSYDAAKKFTITAPVEHVDWQNPHVHLMVKHESATWEATLAPIFRMEARGLSPEMLKAGTTVSVEGYPSTRTEREMRAERITVGGKTFELR; from the coding sequence ATGAAGACGCTGACGCGGGCGGTGTTCCTCGGGCTCTCGGGCGTGGGCCTCGCGATCGGGGGCGCGCAGGCCCATCACGGCTGGGGCAGCTACGACGCTGCCAAGAAGTTCACCATCACGGCGCCCGTCGAGCACGTGGACTGGCAGAACCCGCATGTGCACCTGATGGTGAAACATGAGAGTGCCACCTGGGAGGCGACGCTCGCGCCCATCTTCCGGATGGAGGCGCGCGGGCTCTCGCCGGAGATGCTGAAGGCGGGCACGACGGTGTCGGTCGAAGGCTACCCGTCGACCCGGACCGAACGCGAGATGCGGGCGGAGCGCATCACGGTCGGCGGCAAGACCTTCGAGTTGCGCTGA
- a CDS encoding L,D-transpeptidase: protein MSGRFGISRRVFIAGMPLALAGCQTARMEGRPVVAALPHVDPYYAEMYGPLDDGRFTVAAMDVSRIDREWLRQRVDYDGPERPGTVVVDPDGRHLYLVGDDGTAMRYGIGVGREGFAWSGSAVIRRKAVWPTWTPPAAMVARDERAREWASGMPGGPENPLGARALYLYQGDRDTLYRIHGTSEPWSIGQAVSSGCIRLFNHDIIDLHRRVPTGTRVVVMPSTGV, encoded by the coding sequence ATGTCCGGACGGTTCGGGATCTCGCGGCGTGTCTTCATCGCCGGCATGCCGCTGGCGCTCGCCGGCTGCCAGACGGCGCGCATGGAGGGTCGGCCCGTCGTCGCGGCGCTGCCGCATGTGGACCCCTACTATGCCGAGATGTACGGCCCCCTGGACGACGGCCGCTTCACCGTGGCGGCGATGGACGTCTCCAGGATCGACCGCGAGTGGCTGCGCCAGCGCGTCGACTATGACGGTCCGGAGCGCCCGGGCACCGTGGTCGTCGACCCGGACGGCCGCCACCTCTACCTCGTCGGCGACGACGGCACCGCCATGCGGTACGGCATCGGCGTCGGCCGCGAGGGCTTCGCCTGGTCGGGTTCGGCCGTCATCAGGCGCAAGGCCGTATGGCCCACCTGGACCCCGCCGGCCGCCATGGTGGCCCGCGACGAACGCGCCCGCGAGTGGGCCTCCGGCATGCCGGGCGGCCCGGAAAATCCGCTCGGCGCCCGCGCCCTCTACCTCTACCAGGGCGACCGCGACACCCTCTACCGCATCCACGGCACCTCCGAGCCCTGGAGCATCGGCCAGGCCGTCTCGTCCGGCTGCATCCGCCTTTTCAACCACGACATCATCGACCTGCACCGCCGCGTCCCGACCGGCACGCGCGTGGTGGTGATGCCGAGCACGGGCGTCTGA
- a CDS encoding PspA/IM30 family protein, translating into MLKVFQTLVRGMAAAAEEEVRDRHALPLLDQQIREAAAGIEAARRAYALATAQDAAEAKRLETVLACLADLETRALAALAAGREDLASDAAEAIAELEADRDAGRKAREAFAAEIGRIRRRVLEGERRLAALERGRRIARARAAARRLGTGATAPSGEGALADAEATLRRLQDTQGEAEAAEDALAALDAETRAAGVAETLAQNGFGPPVRPGRADVLARLKARLAAEASSDLPS; encoded by the coding sequence ATGTTGAAGGTGTTTCAGACCCTCGTCCGCGGCATGGCCGCGGCTGCCGAGGAGGAGGTGCGGGACCGCCATGCCCTGCCGCTCCTGGACCAGCAGATCCGCGAGGCCGCCGCCGGCATCGAGGCGGCGCGACGGGCCTACGCGCTGGCGACCGCCCAGGACGCCGCCGAGGCGAAGCGCCTCGAGACCGTCCTCGCCTGTCTGGCCGACCTGGAGACGCGGGCGCTCGCCGCGCTCGCCGCCGGCCGCGAGGACCTCGCCTCCGACGCCGCCGAGGCCATCGCCGAGCTCGAGGCCGACCGCGACGCCGGCCGGAAGGCGCGCGAGGCCTTCGCGGCCGAGATTGGCCGCATCCGCCGCCGCGTGCTGGAGGGGGAACGGCGCCTCGCCGCCCTGGAGCGCGGCCGGCGCATCGCCCGGGCCCGCGCCGCCGCCCGCCGCCTCGGCACCGGTGCAACGGCGCCGTCCGGCGAGGGGGCGCTCGCCGACGCGGAGGCGACCCTGCGGCGGCTTCAGGACACCCAGGGCGAGGCCGAGGCGGCCGAGGACGCGCTTGCGGCCCTCGACGCGGAGACCCGCGCCGCCGGCGTCGCCGAGACCCTCGCGCAGAACGGCTTCGGCCCGCCCGTCCGCCCCGGCCGTGCCGACGTCCTCGCCCGCCTGAAGGCCCGGCTCGCCGCCGAAGCCTCCTCCGATCTCCCGTCCTGA
- a CDS encoding DUF1127 domain-containing protein — protein sequence MSPALTTTSAPFASAPAAGFFGRVVAGLAKIRRVSSNRRRVKALLDLDDHLLMDLGLTRRDIDAALATPWDEDASTILERRTRRA from the coding sequence ATGAGCCCGGCCCTGACCACGACCTCCGCCCCCTTCGCGTCCGCTCCCGCCGCCGGCTTCTTCGGCCGCGTCGTCGCCGGACTGGCCAAGATCCGGCGCGTCTCGTCGAACCGCCGCCGGGTCAAGGCCCTGCTCGACCTCGACGACCACCTGCTGATGGACCTCGGCCTCACCCGCCGCGACATCGATGCCGCGCTCGCGACCCCCTGGGACGAGGACGCCAGCACGATCCTGGAGCGCCGCACCCGGCGCGCCTGA
- a CDS encoding RraA family protein, producing MQPDPALAATLYTAVLSDVLDDLGYRDQAMKPFVRPADESLVLFGRARTGLYATTYSVEPGENPYELEIALVDDLKPGEVPVLACGGPTDRIAPWGELLTTASRARGAVGCVTDGLVRDLRQIRALRFPVFHGGIGPLDSKGRARMVEMDRPIVCGGVRVRSGDLVFGDVDGLVVIPADIAGEAIARALDKVSAENTTRAELERGDLLAHVFRRHGVL from the coding sequence ATGCAGCCCGACCCCGCGCTCGCCGCCACCCTTTACACGGCCGTGCTCTCCGACGTCCTCGACGACCTCGGCTACCGCGACCAGGCCATGAAGCCCTTCGTGCGCCCCGCCGACGAGAGCCTCGTGCTCTTCGGCCGCGCCCGCACGGGCCTCTACGCGACCACCTACTCGGTCGAGCCCGGCGAGAACCCCTACGAACTCGAGATCGCCCTCGTCGACGACCTGAAGCCCGGCGAGGTCCCGGTGCTCGCCTGCGGCGGGCCGACCGACCGGATCGCCCCCTGGGGCGAACTCCTCACCACCGCGTCCAGGGCCCGCGGCGCCGTCGGCTGCGTCACGGACGGCCTCGTCCGCGACCTCCGCCAGATCCGCGCCTTGCGCTTCCCCGTGTTCCACGGCGGCATCGGGCCGCTCGACAGCAAGGGCCGCGCCCGCATGGTCGAGATGGACCGCCCGATCGTCTGCGGCGGTGTCCGCGTCCGCTCCGGCGACCTCGTGTTCGGCGACGTCGATGGCCTGGTCGTGATCCCCGCCGACATCGCCGGGGAGGCGATAGCCCGCGCCCTCGACAAGGTCTCGGCTGAGAACACCACCCGGGCCGAACTGGAACGGGGGGACCTCCTCGCCCACGTGTTCCGGCGCCACGGCGTCCTCTGA
- the recF gene encoding DNA replication/repair protein RecF (All proteins in this family for which functions are known are DNA-binding proteins that assist the filamentation of RecA onto DNA for the initiation of recombination or recombinational repair.), giving the protein MTALPVRRGAAGTGPEAEPRPARVALTGLRLTDFRNYATLALDLDGRHVVLAGENGAGKTNLMEAVSLLSPGRGFRRATQAEMARAGGPGGFAVAATLEGPDGEVRIGTGVTEPDEDGAARKVRIDGEPARSAEAMLDHVRVLWLTPASDGLFTGPASDRRRFLDRLVLALDPGHGSRVSAFERAMRGRNRLLEEEAWDVAWIGAVEAQMAELGAAIAAARVETVSCLAGLVAATREETAAFPHAELALEGELEALAAAGGPAGVVEDRYREILAAGRARDRASGRTLDGPHRADLRVQHGPKAMPAELSSTGEQKALLIGLVLAHARLVGATLGRAPVILLDEIAAHLDQRRRAALFEVLDRLGGQCWMTGTDLSVFAPLGERAEAFEVEAGRLHRAPLG; this is encoded by the coding sequence ATGACGGCCCTGCCGGTCCGGCGCGGCGCGGCGGGGACGGGACCGGAGGCGGAGCCGCGGCCGGCGCGCGTGGCGCTGACCGGGCTGCGGCTGACCGACTTCCGCAACTATGCGACGCTCGCGCTCGACCTCGACGGGCGCCACGTGGTGCTGGCGGGCGAGAACGGGGCCGGCAAGACCAACCTCATGGAGGCCGTCTCGCTCCTGTCGCCCGGGCGCGGATTCCGGCGTGCGACGCAGGCCGAGATGGCGCGGGCGGGCGGGCCGGGCGGCTTCGCGGTCGCGGCGACCCTCGAGGGGCCGGACGGCGAGGTCCGGATCGGGACGGGGGTGACGGAGCCCGACGAGGACGGCGCGGCGCGCAAGGTGCGCATCGACGGCGAGCCGGCCCGGAGCGCCGAGGCGATGCTCGACCATGTGCGCGTTCTCTGGCTGACGCCGGCCTCCGACGGTCTCTTCACCGGCCCCGCGTCGGACCGGCGGCGCTTCCTCGACCGGCTCGTGCTGGCGCTCGATCCGGGGCACGGGTCCCGCGTCTCGGCCTTCGAGCGGGCGATGCGCGGGCGCAACCGGCTGCTCGAGGAGGAGGCCTGGGACGTCGCCTGGATCGGGGCCGTCGAGGCCCAGATGGCGGAGCTCGGCGCGGCCATCGCGGCGGCGCGGGTGGAGACGGTGTCGTGCCTCGCCGGGCTCGTCGCGGCGACCCGGGAGGAGACCGCCGCGTTCCCGCATGCGGAGCTGGCGCTCGAAGGCGAACTCGAGGCGCTGGCGGCGGCCGGCGGGCCGGCCGGGGTCGTCGAGGATCGCTACCGGGAGATCCTGGCCGCGGGCCGGGCGCGCGACCGGGCCTCCGGGCGCACGCTCGACGGGCCGCACCGGGCGGACCTCAGGGTCCAGCACGGGCCGAAGGCGATGCCGGCGGAACTCTCGTCGACCGGCGAGCAGAAGGCCCTGCTGATCGGCCTGGTGCTCGCCCATGCCCGCCTCGTCGGGGCGACCCTCGGGCGGGCGCCGGTCATCCTCCTCGACGAGATCGCCGCCCATCTGGACCAGCGCCGGCGGGCGGCGCTCTTCGAGGTCCTCGACCGGCTCGGCGGCCAATGCTGGATGACGGGCACGGACCTCTCCGTGTTCGCCCCGCTCGGCGAGCGGGCCGAGGCCTTCGAGGTCGAGGCCGGGCGGCTGCACCGGGCGCCCCTCGGCTGA
- the wrbA gene encoding NAD(P)H:quinone oxidoreductase, producing the protein MTQVLVLYYSSYGHIEAMAQAVAEGVREAGGEATIKRVPELVPLEIAQKSHFKLDQAAPIATVDELPQYDAIIFGTGTRFGNMTAQMRNFLDQTGGLWANGALIGKVGSVFTSTATQHGGQESTILTFIPTLMHHGMVVVGLPYAFAGQTGLDEIKGGSPYGASTITGGDGSRMPSEIELAGARYQGAHVTKIAAKLKG; encoded by the coding sequence ATGACCCAGGTTCTGGTGCTCTACTATTCGTCTTACGGACATATCGAGGCGATGGCGCAGGCGGTCGCGGAGGGCGTCCGCGAGGCGGGCGGCGAGGCGACGATCAAGCGGGTGCCGGAGCTGGTGCCGCTGGAGATTGCGCAGAAGTCGCATTTCAAGCTCGACCAGGCGGCCCCGATCGCGACCGTCGACGAACTGCCGCAGTACGACGCCATCATCTTTGGGACGGGCACGCGATTCGGCAACATGACGGCCCAGATGCGGAACTTCCTCGACCAGACCGGCGGCCTGTGGGCGAACGGCGCCCTGATCGGCAAGGTCGGCTCGGTATTCACCTCCACGGCGACGCAGCACGGCGGGCAGGAATCGACAATCCTGACCTTCATTCCGACCCTGATGCATCACGGGATGGTGGTGGTCGGCCTGCCCTACGCCTTCGCAGGGCAGACCGGTCTCGACGAGATCAAGGGCGGCTCGCCCTACGGCGCCTCGACGATCACGGGCGGCGACGGCAGCCGCATGCCGAGCGAAATCGAGCTCGCGGGGGCGCGATACCAGGGCGCGCACGTGACGAAGATCGCGGCCAAGCTCAAGGGCTGA
- a CDS encoding acyl-[ACP]--phospholipid O-acyltransferase codes for MSRSLLAERRFAPLFACQFFSALNDNFLKNALVFLILYHVSANYSAALVAIAGGVLVAPFFFLSGLGGEIADRFDKARVAERLKFLEMFVAAIAVLGFALASIPVLFAALAGFGVIAALFGPVKYGILPDHLTEAELPAGNALIESATFIAILTGTILAGLAAANGGDPAILSGLMLVFAALSWGAARLIPPTAEGAPDLEIQSNILASTFGLLRDLRTDARLWWLGLASSWFWLVGAVVLSLLPPMVKTSLGGSESVVTAFLTIFSIAIALGSGLASWLSAHRIVLLPTAIGAVLMGLFALDLGFALTGVAATGPARGAMEILATGKGIRIAVDLFGLAVAGGLYIVPAFAALQAWSEKTRRARVIAGNNVLNAAFMTVGAVVTAALQAAGLGVGGMFLLLGLATLAAGVLIFRTLPTSPFRDLLSIVYRAIFRLEVRGLENVAKAGPRAIVALNHVSFLDAGLALSLLEQEPVFAIDSGIAQRWWVKPFLKITKAMPLDPTKPMQTRTLIHAVKNGDTLIIFPEGRLTVTGSLMKVYDGAGLIADKADAMVVPVRIDGLERTPFTRLQRHQIRRQLFPKVVVTVLEPVKLDVAPELKGKVRRQAAGAALYQVMSDLVYRTTSIDRTVFAAVVEAATRQGKARVAVDDPLTGSLSYRKLLAGARVLGEKLTAFAPEGANVGVLLPNANATAVVVLGLMSAARVPAMLNFSAGVTNVLAACRAARVETVVTSRAFVDKGRLQPLADAIGAAGLRIVWLEDVRPTVTLQDRLRGLWRWQEPLAARRPDEPAAILFTSGSEGTPKGVVLSSRNMLANAAQAAARIDFGRTDKVFNVLPLFHSFGLTVGLVLPLVSGVPVYLYPSPLHYRIVPELVYGTNATILFGTDTFLAGYARSAHPYDFRSIRYVVAGAEPVKDSTRRIWMEKFGLRILEGYGVTEAAPVVAINTPMFNRFGTVGRLLPGLEHRLEPVPGVEGAGRLLIRGPNIMLGYLRVENPGVLEPPHEGWYDTGDIVAIDREGYVAIKGRAKRFAKVGGEMISLAAVETLAAELWPDTLSAVATVPDPKKGERLVLVTTRKEAGRAEFQAYAKSKGASELMIPSEFVVVDKLPLLGSGKTDFVAVTRMVRERAALTEAAA; via the coding sequence ATGTCCCGTTCCCTTCTCGCCGAGCGCCGTTTCGCGCCCCTGTTCGCCTGCCAGTTCTTCTCGGCGCTGAACGACAATTTCCTCAAGAACGCCCTGGTGTTCCTGATCCTCTACCACGTGTCGGCCAACTACTCCGCCGCGCTGGTCGCCATCGCGGGCGGCGTGCTGGTCGCGCCCTTCTTCTTCCTCTCCGGCCTCGGCGGCGAGATCGCCGACCGTTTCGACAAGGCGCGAGTCGCCGAGCGGCTGAAGTTCCTGGAGATGTTCGTCGCCGCCATCGCGGTCCTCGGCTTCGCGCTCGCTTCGATCCCGGTCCTCTTCGCCGCGCTCGCCGGCTTCGGCGTCATCGCCGCCCTGTTCGGGCCGGTGAAATACGGCATCCTGCCCGACCACCTCACCGAGGCGGAGCTTCCCGCCGGCAACGCCCTGATCGAGAGCGCCACCTTCATCGCGATCCTGACCGGCACGATCCTCGCCGGCCTGGCCGCGGCCAACGGCGGCGACCCGGCGATTCTCTCCGGCCTCATGCTCGTCTTCGCGGCCCTCTCCTGGGGCGCCGCGCGCCTGATCCCGCCGACCGCCGAGGGGGCTCCGGACCTGGAGATCCAGAGCAACATCCTGGCCTCGACCTTCGGGCTCCTGCGCGACCTGCGGACCGATGCCCGCCTCTGGTGGCTCGGCCTCGCCTCGAGCTGGTTCTGGCTCGTCGGTGCGGTCGTCCTGTCCCTGCTGCCGCCCATGGTGAAGACCTCGCTCGGCGGCTCGGAATCCGTCGTCACCGCCTTCCTCACCATCTTCTCGATCGCCATCGCGCTCGGCTCCGGCCTCGCCTCCTGGCTCTCCGCCCACCGCATCGTGCTGCTGCCCACCGCCATCGGCGCCGTGCTGATGGGCCTGTTCGCCCTCGACCTCGGCTTCGCCCTGACCGGCGTGGCGGCGACCGGGCCGGCCCGCGGCGCCATGGAGATCCTGGCGACCGGTAAGGGCATCCGCATCGCCGTCGACCTCTTCGGCCTCGCGGTGGCGGGCGGGCTCTACATCGTCCCGGCCTTCGCGGCCCTGCAGGCCTGGTCGGAAAAAACCCGCCGCGCCCGCGTCATCGCCGGCAACAACGTGCTGAACGCCGCCTTCATGACCGTCGGTGCCGTGGTGACCGCCGCCCTGCAGGCCGCCGGCCTCGGCGTCGGCGGCATGTTCCTGCTGCTCGGCCTCGCCACCCTGGCGGCCGGCGTCCTGATCTTCCGCACCCTGCCGACGAGCCCCTTCCGCGACCTCCTGTCGATCGTCTACCGCGCCATCTTCCGCCTGGAGGTGCGCGGCCTGGAGAACGTCGCCAAGGCCGGCCCGCGCGCCATCGTGGCGCTCAATCACGTGAGCTTCTTGGACGCCGGCCTCGCCCTCTCGCTCCTCGAGCAGGAGCCGGTCTTCGCCATCGATTCCGGCATCGCCCAGCGCTGGTGGGTGAAGCCCTTCCTGAAGATCACAAAGGCGATGCCGCTCGACCCGACGAAGCCGATGCAGACCCGCACGCTGATCCACGCGGTCAAGAACGGCGACACGCTGATCATCTTCCCCGAAGGCCGCCTGACCGTCACCGGCTCGCTCATGAAGGTCTACGACGGCGCCGGCCTGATCGCCGACAAGGCGGACGCCATGGTGGTCCCGGTCCGCATCGACGGCCTGGAGCGCACCCCCTTCACGCGTCTACAGCGCCACCAGATCCGCCGCCAGCTCTTCCCCAAGGTGGTGGTCACCGTCCTGGAGCCGGTCAAGCTCGATGTCGCGCCGGAGCTGAAGGGCAAGGTCCGCCGCCAGGCCGCCGGCGCGGCGCTCTACCAGGTCATGTCCGACCTCGTCTACCGGACCACCTCCATCGATCGGACGGTCTTCGCCGCGGTGGTCGAGGCCGCCACGCGCCAGGGCAAGGCCCGGGTCGCCGTCGACGACCCGCTGACCGGCTCGCTCTCCTACCGCAAGCTCCTGGCCGGCGCGCGCGTGCTCGGCGAGAAGCTGACGGCCTTCGCCCCCGAGGGCGCCAATGTCGGCGTCCTGCTGCCGAACGCCAACGCGACCGCTGTCGTCGTCCTCGGCCTCATGTCGGCCGCGCGCGTGCCCGCCATGCTCAACTTCTCGGCCGGCGTCACCAACGTGCTCGCCGCCTGCCGCGCCGCCAGGGTCGAGACCGTGGTCACCTCGCGCGCCTTCGTCGACAAGGGCCGCCTCCAGCCCCTCGCCGACGCGATCGGGGCCGCCGGCCTCCGGATCGTCTGGCTCGAGGACGTTCGTCCGACCGTCACCCTGCAGGACCGCCTGCGCGGCCTGTGGCGCTGGCAGGAGCCGCTCGCCGCCCGCCGCCCCGACGAGCCTGCCGCGATCCTCTTCACCTCGGGCTCGGAGGGGACCCCGAAGGGCGTCGTCCTGTCCAGCCGGAACATGCTGGCGAACGCCGCCCAGGCCGCCGCCCGCATCGACTTCGGCCGCACCGACAAGGTGTTCAACGTGCTGCCGCTCTTCCACTCCTTCGGCCTGACGGTCGGCCTGGTCCTGCCGCTGGTGTCCGGGGTGCCGGTCTACCTCTACCCCTCGCCGCTGCACTACCGGATCGTCCCGGAGCTGGTCTACGGCACCAACGCCACGATCCTGTTCGGCACCGACACCTTCCTGGCCGGCTACGCCCGCTCCGCCCACCCCTACGACTTCCGCTCGATCCGCTACGTCGTGGCCGGCGCGGAGCCGGTGAAGGACTCGACCCGCCGGATCTGGATGGAGAAGTTCGGCCTGCGCATCCTGGAGGGCTACGGCGTGACCGAGGCCGCCCCGGTGGTCGCCATCAACACGCCGATGTTCAATCGCTTCGGCACGGTCGGCCGCCTGCTGCCCGGCCTCGAGCACAGGCTCGAGCCCGTGCCGGGGGTCGAGGGCGCCGGGCGGCTCCTGATCCGCGGACCGAACATCATGCTGGGCTACCTCCGGGTCGAGAACCCGGGCGTGCTCGAGCCGCCCCACGAGGGCTGGTACGACACCGGCGACATCGTCGCCATCGACCGCGAGGGCTACGTCGCCATCAAGGGCCGTGCCAAGCGCTTCGCCAAGGTCGGCGGGGAGATGATCAGCCTGGCCGCGGTGGAGACGCTCGCCGCCGAACTCTGGCCCGACACGCTCTCGGCGGTCGCGACCGTGCCCGATCCGAAGAAGGGGGAGCGCCTCGTTTTGGTGACGACCCGCAAGGAGGCCGGGCGCGCCGAGTTCCAGGCCTACGCCAAGTCCAAGGGTGCCTCGGAACTGATGATCCCGTCCGAGTTCGTGGTCGTCGACAAGCTGCCGCTGCTCGGGTCCGGCAAGACGGATTTCGTCGCGGTGACCCGGATGGTGCGGGAGCGCGCCGCGCTCACCGAGGCGGCGGCGTGA